One part of the Candidatus Wallbacteria bacterium genome encodes these proteins:
- a CDS encoding ABC transporter ATP-binding protein, whose translation MADPDKILKLQKIRHWFDQEDGSKSLILHDLNFEVKRGQFISLVGPSGCGKSTILKMILGTHPPREGAILLNGEQIHGPTRDVGIVYQKYSLFPNLTTIENVALGPLMDRTTTPERLLHPAKSGKLYSGMKQEARELLKQLNLEHAADLYPHEMSGGMQQRAAIAQALIMKPEVLLLDEPFGALDTMTREQCQRLLLRLYLSNKTAADSKNLITVILVTHELSEAILVGDRVIAISQHWNWLDLGFKSCPGATVVYDKKAPIYPPDIVIKAEEFAEQENEIKKAAFDPNYCQDKKEFLQDWKQLTGGNHV comes from the coding sequence ATGGCTGATCCAGACAAGATTCTGAAACTGCAAAAAATCAGGCACTGGTTTGACCAGGAAGACGGGTCGAAAAGCCTGATACTGCACGATCTGAACTTCGAGGTAAAAAGAGGGCAGTTCATTTCCCTGGTCGGGCCTTCAGGCTGCGGAAAGTCCACCATCCTGAAAATGATCCTGGGCACCCATCCGCCCAGGGAAGGAGCTATACTGCTCAACGGCGAGCAGATTCATGGACCCACCAGGGATGTAGGCATTGTCTACCAGAAATACTCCCTTTTCCCGAATCTCACCACTATTGAAAACGTGGCTCTGGGCCCCCTGATGGACAGGACAACTACTCCGGAGCGCTTACTGCATCCTGCAAAATCCGGGAAACTATACTCCGGAATGAAGCAGGAAGCCCGGGAATTGTTGAAGCAGTTAAATCTTGAGCATGCGGCAGATCTGTACCCGCACGAAATGTCGGGTGGCATGCAGCAGAGAGCCGCGATTGCCCAGGCTCTGATCATGAAACCTGAAGTGCTGCTGCTGGACGAACCGTTCGGCGCTCTGGATACAATGACCAGGGAACAGTGCCAGAGGCTTCTGCTGCGACTTTATCTTTCCAACAAAACTGCAGCAGACAGCAAAAACCTGATCACTGTGATCCTGGTCACGCACGAGTTGTCTGAGGCGATTCTGGTCGGCGACAGGGTGATCGCAATTTCCCAGCACTGGAACTGGCTGGACTTGGGTTTCAAATCCTGCCCGGGAGCGACCGTTGTCTATGACAAAAAAGCTCCGATTTATCCGCCTGATATAGTGATCAAAGCGGAAGAATTTGCTGAACAGGAAAATGAGATTAAAAAAGCGGCCTTTGATCCCAATTACTGCCAGGATAAAAAAGAATTCCTGCAGGACTGGAAACAACTGACTGGAGGGAATCATGTCTGA
- a CDS encoding ABC transporter permease subunit — MIIGKSFKSRRICIILGVFSILVLITAYSFLSTMQHRKNINDTTIPGLKQLIEGYHKVVTPTARGDVWLYEDLSATLSRLFSGLFISILISLCLAVGMGCFPTIEALLTPVVSILAKLTPTAMLAVFFVIFGTGTQMFVSMIVFGIVPSLTQSTYLAVKKIPREFIDKAYTLGGSTFEVIWFVIVKQIFPVFLNNIRLSIGPAMVYLIAAEMLVGDVGFGYRIRIQSRLLAMNVVYLYLAVLAAFGYLMDYSLSRINQKLFSWFNQE; from the coding sequence ATGATCATTGGAAAGTCATTCAAATCCAGGCGGATCTGCATAATTCTGGGAGTGTTTTCGATTCTGGTCCTGATTACAGCCTATTCGTTCCTGTCCACCATGCAGCATCGGAAAAACATCAATGATACTACGATTCCCGGGCTGAAACAATTGATCGAAGGCTATCATAAAGTGGTCACTCCCACTGCCAGAGGCGATGTCTGGCTGTATGAGGATCTGTCTGCCACCTTGTCCAGGCTGTTTTCAGGACTCTTCATTTCGATCCTGATTTCGCTTTGCCTGGCAGTCGGCATGGGTTGTTTTCCGACGATCGAAGCGCTGCTGACACCAGTGGTTTCAATCCTGGCCAAGCTCACTCCAACCGCCATGCTGGCCGTATTTTTCGTGATTTTCGGAACAGGCACTCAGATGTTCGTTTCCATGATCGTATTCGGCATCGTGCCGTCGCTGACACAGTCCACCTACCTCGCTGTGAAGAAGATTCCCAGGGAATTCATCGACAAAGCCTACACTCTAGGGGGATCCACTTTCGAAGTGATCTGGTTCGTGATCGTCAAGCAGATCTTCCCGGTATTTTTAAACAACATCCGGCTCTCCATCGGCCCGGCCATGGTCTATCTGATCGCAGCGGAAATGCTGGTGGGGGACGTGGGTTTCGGCTACAGGATCAGGATCCAGTCGCGGCTCCTCGCCATGAATGTAGTGTATCTCTATCTGGCTGTGCTGGCGGCTTTCGGCTACCTGATGGACTATTCACTTTCCAGAATCAACCAGAAACTCTTTTCCTGGTTCAATCAGGAGTAA